A segment of the Bacillus licheniformis DSM 13 = ATCC 14580 genome:
CTTCTTCGGCCGTCCGTTCACCAATCAGCAGGTTGTATTTTTTTCTGACGAATGACACGATGTCTTCATCAAGCTGATCACCGCCGATCCGGATCGAGTGGCACGAGACAACGCCTCCGAATGAAATGATCGCCACTTCTGTCGTGCCGCCGCCGATATCGACGACAACGTTTGCGACAGGTTCATCGACAGGCAGATCTGCGCCGATGGCGGCGGCGACAGGCTCCTCTATCAAATGGACTTGTTTGGCTCCGCAGTTTTTGACAGCATCGCTGATCGCGCGCCTTTCAACAGCGGTTGAGCCGGACGGCGTGCAGACGACGACGCTCGGCTTTCTGAACGTAAAGCCGATGTTCTTTCCGGCTTTTTTCATAATCTGCTTCAAGAGGTCTGTCGTCATGTCATAATCGGCGATGACTCCGTCTTTCATCGGCCTGACCGCGACGATTTTTCCCGGCGTTTTTCCGATCATGTTTTTGGCTTCTGTGCCGACCGCCAATACGCTCTTTGTTTCCGTGTCCACGGCGACGACGGAAGGCTCATTTAAAATGATTCCTTTGTTTTTGCTGTAAACCAATATGTTAGCTGTGCCTAGATCAATTCCGATCTCGGTTGTTTGAAACATGTTTTCACCCAATCTCTATTTAAAATTTTTCCGAAAAACGAAATTTTCTTCGTGCTGAAAAAATGAATTTCATTTAAATTTTCTCAAATCATCGGCGATTTTTGGGGGTTTGTGACGATTTTGAAACCAATCTGTAAAATGCTGTCCTCATATTTACATGATGAGAAAATTATTTCATTTTTATGACCGGATTTTTGTCGAAGAAACGCTTGATAAGGGAAACCTTTTTCAGTCTTCATTCGTCTATCGTTATGCTAAGACAATATCTTAGAAAAATAGAAACAATAGAGGAAGTAGGCGAAAGTTTTGAAAGCAATAGGAGTTGTGAGAAAAGTAGACGAACTCGGCAGGATCGTGATGCCGATTGAATTGAGAAGAGCTTTGGATATCTCGATCAAGGACAGCATCGAATTCTTTGTCGACCAAGATAAAATCGTCCTGAAAAAATATAAACCGCACGGTGTGTGTCTGATGACCGGTGAAATCACTTCTGAAAACCGCGAGTATGGAAACGGGAAAATTACGCTCAGTCCTGAAGGGGCCGAATTGCTTTTGGAAGAAATCAAAGCTGCCTTAAACGGAGTGAAAGCATAACATTCGACGCCCTTCATCAGAAGGGCTTTTTCTTGCGCCGGGAGCAGATAAAACCGCCGTCACTGAAAAATTCAGCCATAGAGACGATAAATACTTCGAACAATCCTCTCAAATGTGGTGTAAAGAATGTTACAATTGACTGAGAAATACAAGTGGCAGGTGGGGGTATGAAAAGATATCAAGGACGAATCATTGCAACCGTGCTGGCAATGACTTTTATCATGTTTTGGAATTTTTTATTCTATGGGGTGTTGGGAAATAAAATCAATTGGACGGTTGATCTGCTGTTTACGCTGGTGACATTAATCAGCGTTTGGTGGCTCACACTTTATATCGATGAGTCAAATCAGCTTGTCTATAAATTGAAGGAAAGCGAAAAGAAATATAAAGAGCTTTCCTCAGAAACCAACCGCATAATGGATAATCTTCAGGAAATCGTCTTTCAAACGGACCGGATAGGATACATTACATTTCTGAATCAGGCGTGGACAACCCTGACCGGATACAGTGTCGAAGAGAGCCTTGGAACGATGTACAACGATTATTTTGACCATGAAGAACGGATCTCGAATCACCTGATCGCCCAGTTGAAGAACAAGGAGCCCGAAGGCAGGATCGAGGTGCTCTACCATCGCAAAGACGGGAGCAAGTTCTGGGGCGAAGTTCACTATAAACTTTATTATAAAAACGGTCAATTTACGGGCAGCTTGGGGACGCTGACTGATGTGACAGAACGGAAAAAAGCGGAGATGGAACTGTTTAAGTCGAATCAGCGGCTGGCCATGCAGTCTCAAAAGCTGGCGATGGCCGGGCAGCTCGCAGCGGGGATCGCTCACGAAGTCAGGAACCCGCTGACATCTGTAAACGGATTTTTGCAGCTGATGAAAGCGGAATATCCTGACCGGAAAGATTACTTTGACATTATTTTCTCAGAGATTAAACGAATCGATTCTGTGCTCGGAGAACTGCTTGTGCTGGCCAAACCGCACCAGGTTCAATTTAAAAAGATCAAAATCAATTCGGTTCTTCAGCAAGTGGCAACGCTTCTTGAGACGAACGCCGTGCTTTCCCACATTAAGATCGAAAAAGCGTTTCAGCACGGGGAGGAGTGGGAAATAAACGGTGATGAAAATCAAATCAAACAGGTATTCATCAATTTAATTAAAAACGGGATAGAAGCGAT
Coding sequences within it:
- the mreBH gene encoding rod-share determining protein MreBH; the protein is MFQTTEIGIDLGTANILVYSKNKGIILNEPSVVAVDTETKSVLAVGTEAKNMIGKTPGKIVAVRPMKDGVIADYDMTTDLLKQIMKKAGKNIGFTFRKPSVVVCTPSGSTAVERRAISDAVKNCGAKQVHLIEEPVAAAIGADLPVDEPVANVVVDIGGGTTEVAIISFGGVVSCHSIRIGGDQLDEDIVSFVRKKYNLLIGERTAEEVKIEIGYALIDHETKTMEVRGRDLVTGLPKTITLESKEIQKAMRESLLHIIEAIRATLEDCPPELSGDIVDRGVILTGGGALLNGIKEWLSQEIVVPVHVAANPLESVAIGTGRSLEVIDKLQKAAK
- a CDS encoding AbrB/MazE/SpoVT family DNA-binding domain-containing protein, translated to MKAIGVVRKVDELGRIVMPIELRRALDISIKDSIEFFVDQDKIVLKKYKPHGVCLMTGEITSENREYGNGKITLSPEGAELLLEEIKAALNGVKA
- a CDS encoding ATP-binding protein, with the protein product MKRYQGRIIATVLAMTFIMFWNFLFYGVLGNKINWTVDLLFTLVTLISVWWLTLYIDESNQLVYKLKESEKKYKELSSETNRIMDNLQEIVFQTDRIGYITFLNQAWTTLTGYSVEESLGTMYNDYFDHEERISNHLIAQLKNKEPEGRIEVLYHRKDGSKFWGEVHYKLYYKNGQFTGSLGTLTDVTERKKAEMELFKSNQRLAMQSQKLAMAGQLAAGIAHEVRNPLTSVNGFLQLMKAEYPDRKDYFDIIFSEIKRIDSVLGELLVLAKPHQVQFKKIKINSVLQQVATLLETNAVLSHIKIEKAFQHGEEWEINGDENQIKQVFINLIKNGIEAMPDGGKITISSKAEGDCVKISIKDEGGGISQADLAKLGEPFFSTKEEGTGLGLTICLNIIGAHNGEMKIDSKLGEGSTFHILLPVDKGAASEENDIQQGCCSRATIK